GGCGTGATCCCGAGACCGGTCTCGATTGTGTCGGGGTAGCGCGCCACGCGCTGCGCGATTTGACCAATATCCCGTTACCGGACTTTCGCTATAGTTTGCGCGGACCAGGCCGGTCGACGTGTCGCGCTTGGGCGGAAAAGGCAGGGCTGACTGCACTCGCCTCGGATAGTATTGTTCTTCCGGGCGATATTCTCTGTGTCGCGCCCGGCCCTGGCCAGCACCATCTGATGGTCGCCGTCGACCAGGGCTTTGTCCATGCGCATTACAGTATTGGCAAAGTGGTGCTTTGGCCGGACCATCAGGACTGGCCGCTGGTCGCACATTGGCGGCTGGACCCGATTCATATCCATTAGGAGACGGTTATGGCGACACTGGTTTTGTCCGCAGTCGGGCAGCTTGTTGGCGGCCCTGTCGGCAGTGCGGTCGGGGCGCTGCTGGGCAACCGCGTCGATAACATGCTCTTTGGCGGATCACAGAAAGGCCCGCGCCTCGCCGACCTGTCAGTACAGACCTCGCAATATGGCGCGATCGTTCCGCGCATCTATGGTCAGATGCGGGTTGCCGGTACGGTGATCTGGGCAACCGATCTGGTCGAACATCGTGAGCGCACGGGTGGCGGCAAGGGCCGCCCTTCACAGACGCATTATACCTATAGCGTGTCCTTCGCTGTCGCGCTGTCATCGCGGCCCATAGCGTCGATTGGCCGGATCTGGGCCGATGGCAATCTCTTGCGCGGGGTTAATGGTGATTTCAAAACCGAGACCGGCTTTCGTCTGCACAATGGCTTTGCCGATCAGCCGGTCGATCCGCTGATAGCCGGGACGGAGGGTGCCCATTCCTCTCCCGCCTATCGCGACTATGCCTATTGCGTATTCGAGGATTTTGATCTGACCGAATATGGCAATCGCATCCCGTCGCTGACCTTTGAAGTGATCGCAGGGGATGAGAAATTCTCGCCTGTAATGCCTATAAGCGATTTTCCCGACGCAGACCCCGATATGCCGGAACAGCCTGCAACGATAACCGGCTATGCGATACAGGCCGATAGCTGGCGCGGGGCGATTGAGGAATTGATGGCCGCTTTCCCGATGCATGCCGATTGGCGTGCCTCGGGGCTCTACTTGCTGGCTGCAAATACGGCATATGATGCTGCAGATAGCAGTTCACTTCCCATGCTTCGGTCAGAAGACCAACTCCTCGATAGTGAAACAGCAGATGCGGCAGCAGAGCAACGCGACAAGCCAAAGCAACAGGCAGAGACCCTGATTCTGCGTTACTATGAACCGGAACGCGACTTTCAGGCCGGATTGCGACGTTCAGTATCGGGGCTTGTTGACAGCAGCCAAAGAGGCAGAACCGAGCAGCTTGATCTGCCAGCAGCTCTGACAGTCGACGACGCAGAGACCGTC
The sequence above is drawn from the Parasphingorhabdus sp. SCSIO 66989 genome and encodes:
- a CDS encoding NlpC/P60 family protein, coding for MELIGAPFRFQGRDPETGLDCVGVARHALRDLTNIPLPDFRYSLRGPGRSTCRAWAEKAGLTALASDSIVLPGDILCVAPGPGQHHLMVAVDQGFVHAHYSIGKVVLWPDHQDWPLVAHWRLDPIHIH